One Alnus glutinosa chromosome 3, dhAlnGlut1.1, whole genome shotgun sequence genomic region harbors:
- the LOC133864797 gene encoding arginase 1, mitochondrial translates to MSTIGRRGIHYFQKLNAANIPAALIEKGQSRVIDASLTLIRERAKLKGELVRALGGSVASASLLGVPLGHNSSFLQGPAFAPPRIREAIWCGSTNSATEEGKDLNDPRVLTDVGDVPVQEIRDCGVDDDRLMNVISESVKLVMEEDPLRPLVLGGDHSISFPVIRAVCEKLGGPVDILHLDAHPDIYDAFEGNKYSHASSFARIMEGGYARRLLQVGIRSINAEGREQGKRFGVEQFEMRTFSRDRHFLENLKLGEGVKGVYISIDLDSLDPAFAPGVSHIEPGGLSFRDALNIIHNLQGNVVAGDVVEFNPQRDTVDGMTAMVAAKLVRELSAKISK, encoded by the exons aTGTCAACCATAGGGCGGAGAGGAATTCATTACTTTCAGAAACTAAATGCTGCAAATATCCCTGCTGCTTTGATAGAAAAAGGCCAAAGTCGTGTTATTGATGCTTCCCTTACACTTATTCGCGAGAGGGCAAAGCTCAAG GGAGAGCTTGTTCGTGCTTTAGGAGGTTCGGTTGCATCGGCATCTCTTCTCGGAGTACCTCTAGGACATAACTCATCATTTCTTCAAGGGCCTGCATTTGCTCCTCCTCGCATAAGAGAGGCCATCTGGTGTGGTAGCACAAACTCAGCAACTGAAGAAG GGAAAGACTTGAATGACCCACGGGTGCTAACTGATGTTGGTGATGTCCCTGTTCAAGAAATTCGAGATTGTGGTGTGGATGATGACAGACTGATGAATGTCATAAGTGAGTCTGTCAAGCTAGTTATGGAAGAG GATCCACTGCGGCCACTAGTTTTAGGTGGTGATCACTCAATATCTTTTCCTGTTATCAGAGCTGTCTGTGAGAAGCTCGGGGGTCCTGTAGATATTCTTCATCTTGATGCCCATCCAGATATCTATGATGCCTTTGAAGGAAACAAGTATTCACATGCTTCTTCTTTTGCCCGAATTATGGAGGGTGGTTATGCTCGGCGGCTTTTGCAG GTCGGCATTAGATCAATAAATGCTGAAGGGCGTGAGCAAGGCAAAAGATTTGGAGTGGAGCAATTTGAAATGCGAACCTTTTCAAGAGATCGTCACTTTCTGGAAAacctg AAACTAGGAGAAGGCGTCAAGGGTGTATACATCTCAATAGATTTGGATAGTCTTGATCCTGCATTTGCTCCTGGAGTGTCTCATATTGAGCCAGGGGGCCTCTCTTTCCGTGATGCTCTCAACATCATCCACAATCTGCAAGGTAATGTTGTTGCTGGGGATGTGGTTGAATTCAACCCACAGCGTGACACTGTTGATGGTATGACTGCAATGGTAGCTGCTAAGCTGGTGAGAGAACTGTCTGCAAAgatatcaaaatga
- the LOC133863565 gene encoding uncharacterized protein LOC133863565, which yields MPLLHSSARLSAPLSPHRFRLLPSTYILVNLTTTGKTFITTMAFSSSSSSSSSKARSEEDPHDENLLQALKYHQQTKHAYDKYARGPHGLDWANQPNPFRRYLSAPLLPLLHFPTNTNTETENPSPSDAPLYSSVFLSLPPPKPISHSTISQFFYDSLALSAWKTASYSTWSLRVNPSSGNLHPTEAYIIAPPIDSLSTSPFVAHYAPKEHSLELRAEIPSGFFPKFFPQNSFLVGLSSIFWREAWKYGERAFRYCNHDVGHAIAAVTMAAAGLGWDVQLLDGLGYEELKKLMGLQCFPEFKFPSRPVRGKFPDIEFEHPDCMLLVFPNRIGRFDVNYKELSSGISEFSKLEWKGEPNSLSKEHVCWDIIYRTAEAVKKPFTVGDWFASDPFQSSGVCSEGSFKGFTVREVVRKRRSAVDMDSVTVIQRETFYQILLHCLPSGCGNGGKQRRQLALPFRALPWDAEVHAVLFVHRVARLPKGLYFLVRNEDHFDELKNSMSADFAWEKPEGCPDNLPLYELDRSSYDMLAKQVSCHQDIASHGCFSLGMVARFETTLREKNAWMYPRLFWETGVLGQVLYLEAHAVGISATGIGCYFDDPVHRILGLKESNFQSLYHFTVGGPVLDKRIMILPAYPGPNTDA from the exons atgcCACTGCTTCATTCTAGCGCCAGGCTCTCTGCTCCTCTCAGCCCCCACCGCTTTCGTCTCCTTCCTTCAACCTACATACTCGTCAACCTCACCACAACAGGCAAAACTTTTATTACCACCATGGCcttttcctcttcctcttcttcttcttcatcgaaAGCACGTTCCGAAGAAGACCCACACGACGAGAACCTCTTGCAGGCCCTCAAATACCACCAGCAGACCAAGCACGCGTATGACAAGTACGCCCGAGGCCCCCACGGCCTCGACTGGGCCAACCAGCCTAACCCTTTTCGTCGCTACCTCTCTGCCCCTCTCCTCCCTCTCCTTCACTTCCCCACCAACACCAACACCGAAACCGAAAACCCATCACCATCTGATGCTCCTCTCTACTCCTCTGtcttcctctctctccctcctcccAAACCCATTTCCCATTCCACCATTTCCCAATTCTTCTAcgactctctcgctctctccgCTTGGAAAACCGCTAGCTACTCCACCTGGTCTCTCCGTGTCAACCCCAGTAGCGGCAATTTGCACCCCACCGAGGCTTATATCATCGCCCCACCGATCGATTCCCTTTCTACTTCACCTTTCGTCGCGCATTACGCTCCCAAAGAGCATTCTTTGGAACTCAGAGCCGAAATCCCATCTGGGTTCTTCCCAAAATTCTTCCCCCAGAACTCATTTCTCGTCGGGCTCTCATCCATTTTCTGGCGCGAGGCCTGGAAGTACGGCGAGCGCGCCTTTCGGTACTGCAATCACGACGTCGGCCACGCTATCGCCGCGGTGACAATGGCCGCGGCGGGCCTCGGCTGGGATGTGCAGCTTCTGGATGGGCTTGGATACGAGGAGCTGAAGAAGCTCATGGGGCTTCAATGTTTTCCAGAATTCAAATTCCCCTCTAGGCCCGTTAGAGGCAAGTTTCCCGATATTGAATTTGAGCACCCGGATTGTATGCTCCTAGTTTTTCCTAATCGAATTGGTCGATTTGACGTGAATTATAAGGAATTGAGTTCTGGGATTTCGGAGTTTTCTAAATTGGAATGGAAGGGGGAGCCGAATTCGCTTAGTAAAGAGCATGTGTGTTGGGATATAATTTATCGAACCGCTGAGGCGGTGAAAAAGCCATTTACAGTGGGAGATTGGTTTGCTAGTGATCCATTTCAGAGTAGTGGAGTTTGCAGTGAAGGTTCGTTTAAAGGTTTTACGGTTAGGGAAGTTGTTAGGAAGCGTAGAAGCGCTGTGGATATGGATAGTGTTACTGTAATTCAGAGAGAGACATTTTATCAGATACTGTTACATTGCCTTCCTTCGGGTTGTGGAAATGGAGGGAAGCAAAGGAGACAGCTGGCATTGCCATTCCGGGCGCTTCCATGGGATGCTGAGGTGCATGCTGTTTTGTTTGTTCATAGGGTGGCAAGGTTGCCCAAGGGGTTGTATTTCTTGGTGAGGAATGAGGATCATTTCGATGAGCTTAAGAACTCTATGAGTGCTGATTTTGCATGGGAGAAACCAGAGGGATGCCCTGATAATCTCCCTCTCTATGAACTTGATAGATCTTCGTATGACATGCTTGCAAAACAGGTCTCATGCCATCAG GACATTGCTAGTCATGGCTGCTTTAGCCTTGGTATGGTGGCTCGTTTCGAGACTACTTTGCGTGAGAAGAATGCATGGATGTATCCTCGATTGTTTTGGGAAACTGGAGTTCTCGGGCAGGTATTGTACCTTGAAGCACATGCGGTTGGCATCTCTGCAACTGGAATTGGTTGTTACTTTGATGATCCTG TGCATAGAATCCTTGGGTTGAAAGAATCAAACTTTCAGAGTCTATATCATTTCACTGTAGGAGGCCCTGTCCTGGACAAGCGGATTATGATCCTACCAGCATATCCAGGCCCCAATACTGATGCATGA
- the LOC133863566 gene encoding ycf20-like protein isoform X1, translated as MAILIKLPYYQRNAILLSPKQAVRSRVASCFHQTTALGQKLHSKCSYFHVGQPSLVNNFKRMTWSIRSNVDSGGFDPSSTNSPNGRTRLIRAIRAIQTKVGARIQEIRKDLPMKLFFFLVGFYCATAFATVIGQTGDWDILSAALAVFVVEGIGALMYRTSLPLVSKIRSLITMFNYWKTGLSLGLFLDSFKYGMDDIFGSSDPFTFEIDLFHIIF; from the exons ATGGCAATTTTGATCAAGTTGCCTTACTATCAAAGAAATGCTATACTTCTATCTCCAAAGCAAGCTGTAAGATCGAGAGTTGCATCATGCTTTCATCAAACTACTGCATTGGGCCAGAAACTCCATTCCAAGTGTAGTTACTTTCATGTAGGCCAACCATCTTTGGTCAATAATTTCAA GAGGATGACTTGGTCTATTAGGAGCAATGTGGATAGCGGCGGATTTGATCCTTCTTCCACAAATAGCCCAAATGGCAGAACCCGTTTAATAAGGGCCATACGAGCTATTCAAACCAAGGTAGGTGCGAGAATTCAGGAGATAAGGAAAGATCTTCCAATgaaattattctttttcttggtAGGGTTTTACTGTGCAACTGCCTTTGCTACTGTTATTGGGCAAACAGGTGACTGGGACATTCTATCTGCTGCCTTGGCTGTGTTTGTTGTTGAGGGCATCGGGGCTCTAATGTATAGAACTTCTCTTCCTTTAGTGAGCAAGATTAGGAGCCTGATCACCATGTTTAACTATTGGAAGACTGGGCTTTCACTAGGTCTCTTCTTGGATTCATTTAAATATGGGATGGATGACATTTTTGGATCAAGTGACCCCTTCACTTTTGAAATAGATTTGTTCCACATAATTTTCTAG
- the LOC133863566 gene encoding uncharacterized protein LOC133863566 isoform X2, whose amino-acid sequence MAILIKLPYYQRNAILLSPKQAVRSRVASCFHQTTALGQKLHSKCSYFHVGQPSLVNNFKRMTWSIRSNVDSGGFDPSSTNSPNGRTRLIRAIRAIQTKVTGTFYLLPWLCLLLRASGL is encoded by the exons ATGGCAATTTTGATCAAGTTGCCTTACTATCAAAGAAATGCTATACTTCTATCTCCAAAGCAAGCTGTAAGATCGAGAGTTGCATCATGCTTTCATCAAACTACTGCATTGGGCCAGAAACTCCATTCCAAGTGTAGTTACTTTCATGTAGGCCAACCATCTTTGGTCAATAATTTCAA GAGGATGACTTGGTCTATTAGGAGCAATGTGGATAGCGGCGGATTTGATCCTTCTTCCACAAATAGCCCAAATGGCAGAACCCGTTTAATAAGGGCCATACGAGCTATTCAAACCAAG GTGACTGGGACATTCTATCTGCTGCCTTGGCTGTGTTTGTTGTTGAGGGCATCGGGGCTCTAA
- the LOC133864041 gene encoding protein GRAVITROPIC IN THE LIGHT 1, with amino-acid sequence MLPTGAKDSQLRESNSQKVHPQPMEEAMNQNPEAVEALISKLFTNISSLKSAYIQLQAAHTPYDPDKIQAADKLVIAELKNLSELKHFYREKNPKPVCVSPQDSRLAAEIQEQQSLLKTYEVMVKKFQSEIQNKDSEVYQLHQQIEEANQRRAKLEKNLKLRGLSTKESESSTDENGFFPVDLTPDLFTSAVEASFKAIHDFSKPLINMMKAAGWDLDAAANSIEPNVVYAKRAHKKYAFESHICQRMFSGFQQANFSIKSDDLMVSKESFFHQFLALREMDPLDMLGQNPDSIFGKFCRSKYLVVVHPKMEASFFGNLDQRNHIMGGGHPRTPFYQAFLKLAKSIWLLHRLAYSFEPNVKVFQVKRGTEFSEVYMDSVVKNLIMDESDQKPKVGLMVMPGFSSGGSVIQSRVYLSGMKVAE; translated from the coding sequence ATGCTACCAACTGGAGCAAAAGATTCCCAACTCCGTGAGAGCAACAGCCAGAAGGTCCACCCACAACCCATGGAAGAGGCCATGAATCAGAATCCTGAAGCTGTGGAAGCTCTGATATCCAAGCTTTTTACAAACATCTCCTCCCTGAAGTCAGCTTACATCCAGCTTCAAGCTGCTCATACTCCCTATGACCCTGATAAAATCCAAGCTGCTGATAAACTTGTAATTGCTGAGCTGAAGAACCTATCTGAACTCAAGCACTTTTACAGGGAGAAAAACCCCAAACCAGTATGTGTTTCTCCACAGGACTCTCGCTTAGCTGCAGAGATCCAAGAACAACAGAGCCTGCTGAAGACCTACGAAGTTATGGTGAAGAAATTTCAGTCTGAAATTCAGAATAAAGATTCTGAGGTTTATCAGTTGCACCAGCAGATTGAGGAGGCGAACCAGAGGCGGGCAAAACTGGAAAAGAATCTTAAGCTTAGGGGCTTGTCAACAAAAGAATCAGAAAGTTCCACAGATGAAAATGGATTTTTCCCTGTAGATCTAACACCTGATCTATTTACATCTGCTGTAGAAGCTTCTTTCAAAGCCATTCATGATTTTTCTAAGCCATTGATCAACATGATGAAAGCAGCTGGTTGGGATCTTGATGCTGCAGCAAACTCGATTGAACCTAATGTCGTTTATGCAAAAAGAGCTCataaaaaatatgcatttgAGTCCCATATATGCCAAAGAATGTTCAGTGGGTTTCAGCAGGCAAACTTCTCCATCAAATCAGACGATCTTATGGTCTCTAAAGAGAGCTTCTTCCACCAATTTCTTGCTCTAAGGGAGATGGATCCATTGGACATGCTAGGCCAAAATCCAGATTCAATTTTTGGGAAATTTTGCAGGAGCAAGTACCTAGTGGTGGTTCACCCAAAGATGGAAGCTTCGTTCTTTGGAAATTTAGATCAACGAAATCATATAATGGGCGGTGGGCATCCAAGGACCCCTTTTTACCAGGCTTTTCTAAAACTGGCCAAGTCAATCTGGCTTTTGCATAGGCTGGCTTATTCATTCGAACCCAATGTGAAGGTCTTTCAGGTTAAGAGAGGGACTGAATTCTCAGAGGTTTATATGGATAGTGTGGTGAAGAATTTGATAATGGATGAAAGTGATCAAAAGCCCAAAGTTGGACTAATGGTTATGCCGGGTTTTTCTTCTGGGGGCAGTGTGATTCAAAGTCGAGTTTATCTCTCCGGCATGAAGGTTGCTGAATGA